Part of the Polyodon spathula isolate WHYD16114869_AA chromosome 18, ASM1765450v1, whole genome shotgun sequence genome, ATACTCTGCGAAGAAGTTCCACTTGACTAGAATTAGTAGGATGCTTGGTTTAATTTATGTAGCAATTTTACTAGAAAAACTGAATCCATGTTTACGCCGTTCATATTAAATTAGATTATGATTTAATATTATCAATATGCCTAATAATCGTCAcaatcatcatcgtcatcatcatcactaTTCTTTGAGTAACGTATAGATTTAAActtacataataaaaacattgctgGTGGTTTGAGCCTTACTCAATATGTGCTGAGGTCTTAGGTTGAAAATGCTTTGACAGCTATACTGCCAGTGTTTGTAACAAATACCAGGATGTTCCTTCCTTCTAATGCTATAATTACCGCCTTACATTTCAGTTCCCAGTTTAGGTATAAGTTGTTTTAAGGCATAAGGCGTTACCAAaagaatatatacatacacacattgttAATCAGTAAGTCAAAGCATGTGTGGGTTGAGGTACAGTATTATTCTAGTCAATTAGACAAAAAAGCTaaccactttttttgtttttgcgttggagtatgtatttttttctgtccCGATAAAAAACGATTTGGCTACATTTGACTCAAATCATAGCCTATACTGCCTTATCGTACGCATGTTAATTAAACATTTGTCTTTTTGGGATGCACATATAGTCGAACGGAAGGCTACAAGCACACACATTCTGGAAATCAAAGTATCCCTTGTGAAAATGCCACATGATCATTGTTTTTGGATTCTGGGATTCAGCGTTTGCTAGACTGTAGAAAAACACAACGGAATAATTGTGCTGCTGAACAGTAAAAACGTGTGTTTGTGATTTCATGAGCCATGCGTATTAAAGGATGATGACTTCGGTCTTTATCTAGTAATTATCCATCAAATAGTATTTCTAAAGGAATTGCAACccattttttcatgtttattttcaaGAAACAATTCCAATGGGGCattaactaaatacattttaaatagcctACTACATTCAAACCCTAAATGTCAAGTTATGGAATCTGTTAACGATAATGTTATTTATGCGCCacctgattttattttatgtaaataatttcaaaatgtcatttgtATGTGTGTGGTTCATAGCTTTACTGACAGATGCCACTTTGTATTCTTATGAAAGTTAAAATTATTCTTTGctttaaatatgtttcaaattatattaattaaaaatgacgCTGGAAATATAGAAATTGCTATTACTGTAGACAAGACTCAATTCGACGATTTATTGGACTCATTCGACGTTGAACAATTGATTCAGTGCTTGTTTGTTACACGTATCTTTTTTTGTCAATTTATGAATATCATTTAACTATCTCTTTCcttataacttttttctttcctCATAACTTTTCTTTCCTTCTCTGTTAACATATTCCGTATTTAATCCATCATAACTATAACTGTACAAAACTATTTGTCAAAGCAACACGCACAGCTTTGATCCTTACTTGCATATCTGGGTTTAAAAAAGTAGACCTACGTACATCTGTGCAAGTAAGCATTGCTATAGGCCTATTTTAGTAATAGGCCCCAAGTAACATTTAACTGCAGATAAATCCGTAGATTCAGCTTAAACTGCTCGAATATACTGTTTACAGCAGTCATATATAGAAGCGCTTAGGCATTGCGGTACTCGTTTTTAAGCTTCGTGTTGCCTTTCGGAGTAAAAGGTTAACAAAGCAGAGTATATAGTTCCAGAGTTaaactacacatttaaaatacccaACACCAAACACGCGCCTCTAATTATTAACGATTTATGTTAATCcaattaatttaattcatttcATATACTCAGCGTGTCAATGTTTAAATTTGGTAACGAATGCGTGGCCAGAgccacacattttcaataaaaattgaTCTCATCGTCTTTTCACTTCTCGGGTTACAGAGCCTTTTCCAACCTGTCTGGGGAAACTGTCTCCACATAAATCAGGAACAGTTAGTGGGGAAAGTGGTCCTCTGAAGTCAAATCTACATTTTACTAAATGTTATACCTATATGCATACGACCCCTCTTCTGCGCCGGCGTATGGTTTATCTCATGCCGAGGAAAATTCAAGTCGTTATAATCAAGTTGTTAATCTCCCCTATGTCTAGATCACTGAtgattattgttttgaaaaaaaaaaaaggcgattATATTTGTATAGGAAATACAAACCTCACAAAAGTTACAGCCCTGCTTAATTCTTGAAGATAACAAAGTGTGTTCTGTTTGGAAATGTGCGCTGATAAAGGGCTGTCATTTGTATTGGTTAGTaaattatttacaggtgtttggaATGATTGAAAGCATCTACATCTCCATGTATCTCTATATTTATAATCGGCTGTTAAATGAGTCAAAACTATATTAAGGTGGGGATGGGAAAACAGTGGTTctttatgtaaaaacaaaaacgatTTGTGCAGCTTCCAGAGATTGATATATAAACGTTTCGGGAAGCAAACCGTCCTAGACCTAGAATATTTGAACTAGCACCATATTTCTATACGTGAAAAATAGTTTGTTCATATAATATCGAAATATTTTCGTAAATATAATACTTacgtgaaaaaaagaaataactctTAATCAAATGTTTTCGAATGTAAATGGCACACTGCAGGCAGCCACATTTAAGGAAATGATTTACTTAACGAAATGTTGTATTCACGTGTATTGTAGTTATGACATTTTTATAACGGTATTCAAGGAAAGTTATCATACTTTGAAAGtagttttatgttaaaaaaaatcttgaatgacacaataaaaaagtaaaaataatattttatttaccaAAGTATACATTAGTGTTGATTACAAATACTTTTCATgatgtaattgtttaaatgaagtttgtaaaaaaaaaaaaaaaaaaaaaacatacttacaCGCTGACCGGCTGTATTTAAATGgctacagatatatatatatatatatatatatatatatatatatatatatatatatatatatatatatatatacatacatacatacacattgtTAAAATAAGTGTCACCAtcatcagttttaattttaaaacagaaacaaagcacaACCCTGACAGAGTAAATCTTACTCGGTAACATACCTTATCAGAACAGTGTTTTCAATGAGATTAGCCTGCTCTAACTCAGAAAAGCACACGGTCATGGTACCTTTGTATAAACTGAATGTCAACTTCCCATAAAAGTGCACAAAGATAACCTCTTTAGTCAGACCTCCTACAATCAATTACACAAGATATAAATCTCTCAGATGTCACTTCACACTTTAGACACTCAGAAGTCACTGGACAAAATGTGATAAACACATTTACTCATGAATAAACATTCAAGTTAGATACCGGTCAAACTTGTCCAGTGACATTTCATTCTTCAAATTGAAGTTGGAACAGCAATGTAATGATTGTGTTTGCCAAATCATAGGTGTGTTCAGATTTCAAACGTTAACATTCATGCAAGATCAGAGGCTGCTATTGTAAAAGTCAGGGACTTATcagtaaatgaaaatgtatacttaaacAACTTGTTAAACTTTGAAATGCAGTATCGTTATTACTGTAGAAcatttattatttagtcatttagcagatgcttttatccaaagagacttggGAGTGAACTATGAATCACAATTGCTGctccagagtcacttacaataggaccttggtttttcGTCTCatctaagtgacttgctcaggatcacacaatgagtcagtggcttggattgaacctggaacctcctggtaaacAAGCCCCtttcattaaccactggaccaccaagcctccataACACACATAAGATACAAAAGtactaaactaaaaataaatctctcTAATTTGTCAACTATTTGAATATTACGTCTTTAAATGATATCTACATCAGCCATTTGTAATGTAATTGATGTTAGTTGATTAGCAGAAGCAACAGAATAAAACATGCAAGGCATCAAACATTAATAACCAATAcctattaacatttattttgtacaaccCCTGATTTTAGccaacagttttgtttaaaattcaTGTATTACAAGACTGAACCAAAAAGTGTAAAAAATTAAGTACACTGCTATCAAGCAACCTATTGGAACAGTCctaacttttttatttgttgccAAAGTCAAGATGTCATCATTGACAAGGTCTGTAAACAAGATGCAATTGTAAATACCCCTTCCCTGTTAttacagaaacacaaataaaccaTAGTACAGGTGAAAATGTCTAACACCCACCTCATTACAACTGAAAGGTTCCCAAGATAAAGACTTTAAtaacttaaacttaaaaaaagtcACCATGGTCTACACCCACAGTATGCAGAATCCTGTTACAACCATCCATCAAATTTAGGATGCTAGTTCTAAACCTAACCAATCAGAGCTCTCAAGAAACTAGAGGAAAAGGAGACAACCATGATCTACATTCTCAGACCCTGAACACAATTCAATACCGCACTTCATCACAACAGATGAGCGGTTCTCAAGACACATTATAAAGTCATTCAAATGTTTGACATATGTAtgacacttccatatactggcaGATAGAACAAGAAAAGGTATGGACGTTCAAATTCAGTATTTAGACACTTATTCAtctttgtatcaaatataaaatacaatatataacttTCCACCATCCTGCTCAAAACAATTAACAAGCAAAACATTGGATGTGTGTGTAAAGATTGGTTGGAAATAATGTAAATGAAAATGGTTCCGATTGCCCCTGTATAGTGTATGATTACTGTAGCATCAGACAACCCTTATCATAGCAGTTTACTGTGCACCATAACACACATGTACCTACATGtacattacagtaaatgtgtttcttttatgcattaAAGGCTTTAAGCACAAATATAATACCCCCACCACCCTTCTCATATTGTGCAGGTAGGCCTTTCATTCTTTAGCAGCTTGCATTTCACAATGTATATTAACATTCTGTCATTTAGTGTCTTCAATATTTTTCTCCTTTGCAGAGTCATACAGCTTTGTGTCCTCTGCTTTCCTCTCCTCCACCTGTACACTGGCACTGCTGCTGTCCTCCTTTGCTTGGTCTCCAGTCTGTGCGTTGTTCCCCTCCCCATTCCCAGACTGGGCTTCTTGCTGGTGCAACAGCCTCTCAACCTCAATCTCCAGCTCTAGCCTCTCTTCGTCGGTCTCCATCTCCAGCAGCATCATGAGCTCCTCCAGTTTGTAGGCTTTGCGCAGCTCATTCTGCTGGATGATGGTGTACAGGTGCTCTGTAAGCTGCTCCTTCACATCCACCTTCTTGTGTAGGTCCAGCTTCGCCGACACATACTCCACTTCTGCCTTTTCAAAACGCTTCCTGGAAAGAGAACACAGTGACCCAGACAATACAATAAGAATGCAGAGACTTAAACATATGCATCTTAGAATactttgaataattaaataactgaCTTGTtcgtttgttttccttttatttatacATTAGCATGCATTTGACCcatcttttttaatgtttattaagggatttttgtttattacaaaagAGAACTCTACTCCgcatatgtatttgtttgtttggtagaGAATAGAATGTGGAAAGGTTCCTAATTTACATCTTCAGGGGACAGCTTGTAGGGGGGCAGTATTACTGTCAGGAGGACAATCAAAACAGACTACAGTTGAAAATTCTGTGTTGCTTTGTGCACAGCAGTAGGATATGCAATCAGGCGTAAGGACTAGTCAATACTGCTATTTCTCTGCAAAAGGTCCAAAAGTGTCAGCGAGAAACAAGAACAGGCTGTCAACCCTTGACACAGTGGTCAAATATGAACTTAAGAAAAACAAGGTTACCatacaaacaaaatatgaatacatgCTGCCTTACATTTACTTTTGGGAGGCCCTGTGCTAAGTTTGGTAATGTTTCAGATCAACACACTAATGGAATATAATATAGATCTGCAAAgtctctttttaaaaagaaaactacagccCCCAGCCCGTTTAAGTGCTTATAGTACCTCGCTTGGGAGTACTCCCAGCTGGCTTGCTCGATGCGGCTGCGCAGGATCCCGATGCCATTGGATACCATGTCATCCAGTGTCTGCAGCTCCTTCTGGATTCGCTTCAGTTTCACAgcctctgcctgtgtgtgcttAGACCTACAAAGAAAATCAGTTTCAACTTTAGAACAGAAAAGAGTAGAGCCTTGCGACCCGAGCCTGACGGGACCTGACAGCAAGGGgtgggtgtagtttgtatatttaCAGTTCAGGCTCAGGTCAGGTCAGTGTGTTATCAGCGAGTGGATTATGGcatttttaaattgagtttttttttttttttttttcttcctctgtgtgcaagtgcttcctaaaactcacttcTTGCTTTacgatttttgaaaaacaactCATCATGCACcacaggttctttgagaaattacctctaaATATCTTCGCACAAACCCGCTTATTCATTTCATGTAGTGTGTCAAATGCTGAGTGGGTGGTCTTAATAGGATAcaattcagttacaaaacaccagtgTCACCAAATTAAGTCAGTCTtctacaaatgcacacaaaaaacccaacaaGTATTGATAGCTATCATCAGGGTGACAATTTATGCCTTTTTTAGATAGACACAAACTGTTTCactccagttaatgatacaaaggACTTGTCCTGCAGTAAACTATACGCAtttttaatgcaaataaagactaaatgtacattattaaaacactgctctttaattcgccatt contains:
- the gorab gene encoding RAB6-interacting golgin, producing the protein MAGWAGFSEEELRRMQQKAAPNVPVRGRKPPPTNRSRQQLQQERAMQQAAQLSGAPSIPPEQQLSRPKPQPSIQTAPAPEPALTREKEAIHTAKSQQDEARVQSYPEPQGTEAEKCPVIEEPKKQQGELLREKTRLQHLQQEQRLMEEKNKRKKALLSKAIAERSKHTQAEAVKLKRIQKELQTLDDMVSNGIGILRSRIEQASWEYSQARKRFEKAEVEYVSAKLDLHKKVDVKEQLTEHLYTIIQQNELRKAYKLEELMMLLEMETDEERLELEIEVERLLHQQEAQSGNGEGNNAQTGDQAKEDSSSASVQVEERKAEDTKLYDSAKEKNIEDTK